Genomic window (Ruminococcus flavefaciens AE3010):
CTACTACAACCACCACGACTACTACAACTACCACGACTACTACAACTACCACGACTACTACAACTACCACGACTACAGCTACAACATCACTGGATGTTACAGACGCTTCCAAAACTACTACTACAACAGTAGCGACTACATCGAAAATAGCCACTGCTACTAAAAAGACAGATTCTCCCAAAACAGGCAGCAAGCCAATATATGCTGTATTGACAGCATTCGGAGTTTCGTCAGCTGCATTCTTGATTTCACTTAAAAAGAGAGAAAAATAATTAGTTAAAAAGACACCTTCGGGTGTCTTTTATTTATTGCCTGCATTTTCTAAATTTAAATATAGATTTTTTTTTGCAAAAACCTCTTGAATATTATGTGAATTTCATATATAATATTAATGTATGGGCTTTTTTGCCCTGAATCATAACGTCAGCTTATTTTGAAAAAAATATGGCTCATATTCAGCCATTATATCAAGGAGAATTTTATGAAAAAACTTAACGGTATTAAGCTGAAACACCGTAAAAATACGGAAAACAGCTCTACTGTAGATTTTCCTGTTCCTGAAAAAGTTACTATTCCCATGTCAATGACTATGGGAGCTCCATGTCAGCCGCTTGTAAAGGTCGGAGACACAGTTGCTGTCGGACAGAAAATAGGCGATACCGATGCGGCATTCAGTGCTCCTGTTCATTCGGGAGTTTCCGGAAAAGTAACTGCAATAACCGATTATCGTAACGTAATGGGAACAGTCTGTAAGATGATAGAGATCGAAACAGACGGACTTCAGACAGTTTCGGATGAAGTAAAGCCGCCTGTTGTTACCGACAAAGAAAGTTTTGTAAAGGCAGTTCGACAGAGCGGTGCCTGCGGACTTGGCGGTGCAGGTTTTCCCACGCATATAAAACTCAATCCCAAAGCCGATATCGATACTCTTATAATCAACGCAGCCGAATGTGAGCCGTACATAACTGCGGATTATCGTGAAATGATGGAGAATCCACAGGACATCATCAACGGTATCAATCTGGTAAAGTCTAAGCTCGGAATCAAGACAGCAAAGCTTGCAATTGAAGCCAATAAGCCAGAGGCGATAAAGAACTTCACAGCTATGGCTGAAAACGATGATACTATCGATATAATCACTCTTCCCTCTGCATATCCGCAGGGGGCCGAAAAGGTCATTATCTATAACTCGACGGGCAGGATTGTAAACGAGGGCTCGCTTCCTGCTGATGCAGGCGTTATAGTTATGAACGTTTCTACAGTTGCATTCCTTTACCGTTATATGCAGACAGGTATGCCTCTTGTAACGCGCCGCCTTACTATCGACGGAAACGCAGTTGGGGAGCCCAAGAATGTCCGCACAGTTATCGGAACTTCATTTCGAGAGCTCCTTGAATTCTGCAAAGCAGATATTGACTCTATCAAAAAGCTTATTGCAGGCGGTCCCATGATGGGTATGAGCGTGCCAGATATAGATATGCCTGTTGTTAAGACTTCCAATGCACTTCTTGCTTTCAATCATTATGATGAGCGTAAAACCTCAAGCTGTATCCGCTGCGGACGCTGCGTAAGAGTATGTCCTCTCGGACTTATGCCTGCCGATATAGACAGAGCTTATAAGATACGCAATGTTGAGGAGCTCAAGAAGCTCAAGGTAATGCTCTGTATGAACTGCGGAAGCTGTACATATGTATGTCCTGCAAACAGAAAGCTTGCAGAAACAAATCAGCTTGCAAAAGCACTTATCCCAAGAAAGTAAGGAGGAGGAAGACCAATGGATAAGCTTATTGTTTCTCCGTCCCCCCATGACGAGAACTACACTAAAACCACAAATATAATGCTGAACGTTATAATCGCTCTTCTTCCTGCATGGGGAGCGGCGATATATTTCTTCGGTATGCGTGTTATTCCGCTGACAGCGGTATGTATAGGCAGCTGTATATTCTTCGAGTATGTCTGCCGCCAGATGATGAAGCGCGATAATACTATCGGCGACCTTTCAGCAGTTGTAACAGGACTTATTCTCGCAATGAATCTGCCATCGACTCTGCCGTACTGGATGGCAGTTATCGGTTCTTTTGTTGCGATCGTCATTGTCAAGCAGCTTTTCGGCGGACTTGGGCAGAATTTTGCAAATCCTGCCATAACAGCACGAATCGTACTTATGATAAGTTTCCCCGCGGCAATGACCAGATGGGTAGAGCCATTCACTCATACAGACCTTGATGCTATATCAAGTGCAACTCCGCTTCCTCTTGCAGGCACGGATAATGCAGCTTCATACCTTGACCTTTTCCTTGGTAAATGCGGCGGCTGTCTTGGTGAGACCTGCTCCGCGGCACTTCTTATCGGCGGACTTTACCTTGCTGCACGAAAGATAATCTCGCTTGCAGCTCCGCTTTCGTTTATAGGAAGCCTGTTCGTTTTAAGCTGGATAAGCGGCTCTGATCCCGTTTATCAGATACTTGCAGGCGGTGTGTTCCTCGGAGCATTCTTCATGGCTACAGACTATGCCACAACTCCTATTACTACTAAAGGCAAAATAGTATTCGGTCTCGGCTGCGGAATCATAACCTTTATTATAAGGCGTTTCGGTTCATATCCCGAGGGAGTTTCGTTCTCAATTCTGCTTATGAATGTTCTTACTCCTTATATAGAGCAGCTTACAAGAACAAAGGTACTTGGTGCAAAGGAGGCTGAGAAGAATGAAGGATAAGGTAAAGCCTACCGTTGTACTTACAATAATATGTGTTGTAGCTTCGCTGCTTCTTGTGTATGCATATGAGCTCACAAAAGACCGTATAGCAGACCAGAAAGCTCAGAAATTCAGCAGCAGTGTTGAAGCTCTCTTCGGAAAGACCGAAAGCAGGGTAGTGCAGCTGAAATGCGGATATGATGAGATACAGACCATAGCTGTAACCCCGGATAAGAAAACCGTTATCCAGATATGTACTGACGGCTACTCAAAGGACGGTATAAACATACTTGTAGGATTTGACCAGCAGGGAAGTATCTCGGGAATAGAGTTCGTTTCTCTTGGCGAAACTCCCGGTCTTGGTTCAAAGGTCCATGATGAGGCTGATTTCAGAAAGCAGTTTTACGGACTTACTCAGCCCTCAGACAGCTTTGACGCCATAAGCGGTGCAACTTTTTCTTCCAACGGTATGAAGCATGCAGTTGATACTGCACTTAAAGTATACAATGAGAACAAGGAGGCGATACTCGGTGGCTGATAAGAAAACTCCGCTTGTCAAGGAGCTTACAAAGGGCATTATAAAGGAAAACCCGACGCTTGTAATGCTGCTGGGTATGTGTCCTACACTTGCCGTTACAACACAGGCTATGAACGGAATAGGTATGGGACTTGCGACCACATTCGTTCTCCTTGGCTCTAACATCGTTATTTCCGCACTCAGAAAGGTCATCCCAGACAAGGTACGTATACCTGCTTTTATTGTAATAATAGCAAGCTTTGTTACGCTCATAGGCTTCCTGCTTGAAGGCTTCGTGCCGAGCCTATATGACAGCCTTGGTATTTACCTCACGCTTATTACCGTAAACTGTATCATCTTCGGCAGAGCCGAGATGTTTGCCAGCAAAAACGGTATTATAGCATCTGCCTTTGACGCTATCGGCATGGGTGCAGGTTTTACACTTGCTCTGTTCCTCATGGGCTCTGTTCGTGAGATAATCGGCGCAGGAAAATGGATGGGACTTACCCTGCCCGTACTCAGCGAGAATCCTATGCTGTTCTTTATCATGCCAGCAGGCGGCTTCTTTACACTTGGTATGATAATTGCAGCTGTGAATAAACTCAAAAAGAAAAAGCCCCCTCAGGAGCTTGGCTGTGGCGGATGTCCAAATGCTAAAAACTGTGGAAAGGAAGGTGACTGTCATTGAAAACTATACTTGCTATAATGCTCTCGGCAATGCTGACAGATAACTTCGTGCTTTCCAAATTCATGGGAATCTGTCCATTCCTCGGCGTATCAAAAAAGCTTGACAGCGCAGCAGGAATGGGAATCGCAGTTACCTTCGTAATGATATGTGCAACTA
Coding sequences:
- the rsxC gene encoding electron transport complex subunit RsxC yields the protein MKKLNGIKLKHRKNTENSSTVDFPVPEKVTIPMSMTMGAPCQPLVKVGDTVAVGQKIGDTDAAFSAPVHSGVSGKVTAITDYRNVMGTVCKMIEIETDGLQTVSDEVKPPVVTDKESFVKAVRQSGACGLGGAGFPTHIKLNPKADIDTLIINAAECEPYITADYREMMENPQDIINGINLVKSKLGIKTAKLAIEANKPEAIKNFTAMAENDDTIDIITLPSAYPQGAEKVIIYNSTGRIVNEGSLPADAGVIVMNVSTVAFLYRYMQTGMPLVTRRLTIDGNAVGEPKNVRTVIGTSFRELLEFCKADIDSIKKLIAGGPMMGMSVPDIDMPVVKTSNALLAFNHYDERKTSSCIRCGRCVRVCPLGLMPADIDRAYKIRNVEELKKLKVMLCMNCGSCTYVCPANRKLAETNQLAKALIPRK
- a CDS encoding RnfABCDGE type electron transport complex subunit D, with product MDKLIVSPSPHDENYTKTTNIMLNVIIALLPAWGAAIYFFGMRVIPLTAVCIGSCIFFEYVCRQMMKRDNTIGDLSAVVTGLILAMNLPSTLPYWMAVIGSFVAIVIVKQLFGGLGQNFANPAITARIVLMISFPAAMTRWVEPFTHTDLDAISSATPLPLAGTDNAASYLDLFLGKCGGCLGETCSAALLIGGLYLAARKIISLAAPLSFIGSLFVLSWISGSDPVYQILAGGVFLGAFFMATDYATTPITTKGKIVFGLGCGIITFIIRRFGSYPEGVSFSILLMNVLTPYIEQLTRTKVLGAKEAEKNEG
- a CDS encoding FMN-binding protein, which codes for MKDKVKPTVVLTIICVVASLLLVYAYELTKDRIADQKAQKFSSSVEALFGKTESRVVQLKCGYDEIQTIAVTPDKKTVIQICTDGYSKDGINILVGFDQQGSISGIEFVSLGETPGLGSKVHDEADFRKQFYGLTQPSDSFDAISGATFSSNGMKHAVDTALKVYNENKEAILGG
- the rsxE gene encoding electron transport complex subunit RsxE, with the protein product MADKKTPLVKELTKGIIKENPTLVMLLGMCPTLAVTTQAMNGIGMGLATTFVLLGSNIVISALRKVIPDKVRIPAFIVIIASFVTLIGFLLEGFVPSLYDSLGIYLTLITVNCIIFGRAEMFASKNGIIASAFDAIGMGAGFTLALFLMGSVREIIGAGKWMGLTLPVLSENPMLFFIMPAGGFFTLGMIIAAVNKLKKKKPPQELGCGGCPNAKNCGKEGDCH